DNA from Campylobacter concisus:
CACGCTTATGAGATTTTTTGAGCCTGCTAAAAGCGAGCCAGCAGATGGCGCAAAGGCTCAAGCTGCTCCTCATGCACTAAAGGGCGAATTTAGCGCAGAAGAGATGAGAAATATCGGCCTTATCATGGACGTAAGGCTACCAATGCGCGTTCGTATCGGCTCAAAAAGGATGCTCTTAAAAGATGTGCTCACTATGGATATAGGCTCAGTCATCGAGCTAAATCAGCTAGCAAACGACCCGCTTGAAATTTTGATAGGAGATAAGGTGATAGCCCTTGGCGAAGTAGTCATAATAGACGGCAACTTCGGCATACAGATCACGCAGATAGGCTCAAAACGCGAGAGGCTTCAGCAGTTAAAATAATGAATGAATTAGTAAATGATCTCTTAAAATTTCCAAGCGTTTTAAAGTATAAAAATAAAAATGTAACCTTCTTTGGCTCGGCTAGGTTTGATGAAGAAAATTTCTACTGTAAAAAGGCATACGAGCTAGCTTATAAGCTAAATGAGCTAGGTTTTGCCATCTTAACTGGTGGCGGAGATGGCATAATGAGGGCGGCAAACAAGGGTGCGTTTGACAGCGCAAAATCACCTAGTGTCGCACTAAACGTGAGGCTACCGTTTGAACAACAAACAAATCCATACGTCACCGCAAAATACCTCTTTTCAAATTTAAGTCCAAGAAAATTTGCCCTAACTGATAGCTCTATCGCATTTGTCGTCTTTCCTGGTGGATTTGGCACGCTTGATGAGCTATTTGAAATTTTAGTGCTAGCTCATGTTGGCAGCAAAAAAGTGAAAATTTTTCTTTATGGATGCGAGTTTTGGCAAGGGCTTGATGAGTTTATACG
Protein-coding regions in this window:
- a CDS encoding TIGR00730 family Rossman fold protein, producing MNELVNDLLKFPSVLKYKNKNVTFFGSARFDEENFYCKKAYELAYKLNELGFAILTGGGDGIMRAANKGAFDSAKSPSVALNVRLPFEQQTNPYVTAKYLFSNLSPRKFALTDSSIAFVVFPGGFGTLDELFEILVLAHVGSKKVKIFLYGCEFWQGLDEFIRKTLIPQKTINEEDLNLYKITDDIELIVSEILAI